ACTCAGCCTTGCCCTCCCACTGCACTAGACACAGGCCTTCTAGGATGGACAACACAAGGCCGACTTGAGTGCTATCTGGGAAGCCTAAACACTGCTACTAGGGGGCAGGAATTGGCATGGGTAAGAATTAAGTGGTGGAGAAGGCAGGGGTAGGCAAGCTTTCAGGTGGAAGGGACAAGGCAAGCATAATATGACTACTGGAGGGAATTAGGAAAGTCCCACTCTGCCAGTTAATGTGGTTGGGAGGGAAGGTAGGTGTCCTCAGAGTTAGCACTTACCCAAATCCCCCAGGGATAGAAGGCTGACTAGGAGGAGGATTTGGTATGGACCCTAAGGATCCTACATGGACGGACCATCTGCACGAGAGAGAGGTGTATTTCTACCCTTACCACTGAGCTTAGGGCACCCACCTCAGACACTAGGAGGAGGATAAGAGCTTAGGAGGCAGGCACGCCCAGGTTCAAGGTCTGGCTCTAGAACTTACTAGCTGTGGGTTTCTGGCCAAGTCACTTGGACTCTTAGAGCCtgagttttctcacctataaaagtGAGGTCGGTAATTCATGCCTTACAGAGCAGCCAGGACAACTGGAGATGGTCCAGAGCCTAGTGTAATGAACCCAAGGGGAGTTCTTTTTAGTCTCGGCACTCACCTTCTTCAGTGCAAAGGAGGCTGTCTGGCCACCCCGCACCTCTTTGACAGGCATGCGCTTGCGGTGGATTGATTTGACAGCAATGGACAGGAAGTTACCCAAGGGATCTGGGCCAAGCAGCAGTGTGTCATTCAGCTTGATCAGGCCTCTCAGTGTTGTCCCTGACACCACTGTCCCCACACCCTGCAGAGAAGGCCAGGGTCCAGTAAGTCTATCCCACTCAAGTCCTCCCCACCATATACTTGCTCGGATGCCCCTGCAGGAAGTACCCACCCAGCCTCCCACCCTGTTCAGTCCACCAGAAGCCACTcactggcacagagtaggtgtcATCAATCTGAAACTCCGCAGGCTCTTCCTCCCGGTAGCTGGTGCGGGGGGAGAGGAGGTTGAGGAACATCTTCAGCAGATCTAGGTTCTCACCTGTAACGTTGGAGATCTGGAATATCGGGCACATCCTAAGTGGAGGGTGGAGAAAGACAAAGGAGCTCATGTGGCCACCTCCTGTGTGACAGGGTGCGAGCAAGAGAGCTCCTGAGACATGTGCTGCTGCTACAGGCCCTGCTGCCCCCTCACCAGCCTCTATGCCTCTGCCTAGGCCTTCCAACTGCTGCCCAGATCTGCTCCgaggctttcttttttcattctgttttctctatgAAATCTGTCCCCTCATCTCTGGTCCCTCCACCACTGCCCCATTCTGGGCTCTGCCTCTTCCTAAAGCACACTCATCCTTGTTGAAAATTCTTAACCTGCCTTTCCACTGCAGAGAATACAGATGGAATTCCTTCTCCCAACATCTCTGCAGGTTTATTTCTCTCAAATTCTTATCTGCCAGCCAGAGCAGACAACCTGCTTTTCTCCTAAAAGCTTAGTACTTTTTTGCTCCCCATTTATTTCTTCACTCTGATCCTCCTGACTGAACTCTTTCCCTCTTACGACACTAACAAATCCTCTCCTCCTTCAGAGCCCACTTCCAATGCAGATTTTTCCAGGAAACCCTTCCCAAATAGGCACTCCTGACACCTCCCAGCTCTAGAGAGCACTTCTCATGTCTGTTACATGTAGCTAACATCTGATTTTCCCTCAGTCATCACAACAGCCTTTATATTGCCTCTCCAGGGTTAATCACACTCTTCAAGAACAGGAATTATATATTCTCCATAGGTCCTAGAATAGGACTTGCATAGAACAGGCAGGTGGGATGAATGGAAACAGGGCCGGCTGAAACGTACCCCCTCTGGTGGCCACCTAGTGGTACTGAGGACAGCATTAGGACAAAGCCATAGGCCAAAATGCCAGGCTGCTTTGGGGCTGTATACAGACCAAGCCAGGGGCAGATGGCTCCCAAGCAGCCCAAGACTCTGGGAAAAGGACAAACTTAACAGAGTTCACTATTATCAAGAGGGTATCTCTGACCAAGGAAGTGATCACCCTAAGAACAAGGGTTATACTTGTGTCAACTCTGAATCCTCAATGCCTAGATGAAGAGCCTGCTACAGAacatccagtaaatatttatggaatcaAAGTATACATTAATGAGTAAATGCCAAATGCTAATACATGATTGGAGTTTTTGAGAGACAGTAGTATAAAAACTTACTAATAACAGTTATAAAAATGGCTGTGTATGTATCACACAGCagccagacacaggcagagctgtTGTCCCTGACACCACTGAGAGGCCTGATCAAGAGCTAAGTTCTTTTACATACATCATTTCTAACACTTATGGGGACCCTGTGAGAAAGGGAATATTATTCCCACTTCACAGGTAAGGACACTGATGCCTCAGCTGGGATTCCAACCTCAACAAGTCCTGCACTTCAGAATCTAGGTTGCTTGATACAGCTCCTGGGCAACACAGCCAGCCTGAAAGAGCTTGTACTGAGACCAGAATCTTCTATTCCATCCAATCTCTGTCCCAGCCCAGCAGTGACTGCTCCCTACGCCATTACCTCTCAGAGCTGAAGTTGGAGGCCGTAACGATCACATCATCCTTGCTCTGTACCAACACAGGGATCTTCCGGCAGCCTGGAGACTTCAGCAGGCGCTGTAACAGCTTCAGGGTTTCTTAAAGGTTGAAATGGAACACAATTAGGGGGACACAGCTTTCTCTCTGGCCAGGCTTCCAGGGCAAGACTGGTCCACTCCTTACTGAGAGAAGCAGGAGACAGACGGACGGACCAGTGTTAAATGCCATGCCTGGAGAAGCAAAAGGAGGATCAAAACTTGGGGTGGGTATGTGCTTACTAGAGTAGAAGGAACACAGATAAAGCCTGTCGGGTAAGGTTATGAGTCTGAAACTTGTTGGATTTCTCTAGAGTCTCTAAAAGACTCACATCCTGTGAGCAAGTGACTTGGGCGCCCGTGGGAATGTGGGAAAGGCAATGTTCTTCTTAGAATATTCTGCTTCCTGGATAAAAAAAGTTCATCTGACAAAGGATCTCTAAGACATTTACACATCTGCAGAAGCATTCATGAGGCATTCCAAAAGGACAcctctccatttctcttctaCCATCTGCAACCAATGAGGGAGAAATGCAAAGCTATTTTGAAACCTTTGGTAGAAGGCAATCGGACCCTCCAAATGCCtccatatatatccatatatatcctGTTCAGATGGTAAAACCCAAGGCAATCGGACCCTCCAAATGCCtccatatatatccatatatatcctGTTCAGATGGTAAAACCCAACCCCCTGGCCCTGGGGGCATCTGAAAAAAGGTGCCAGATTGGGGATCTCAAGGATCCTATATTTGGAAACAGAAGGAACAATGAGCAGGAGATAATTCTAGGGTGAGCTTAGACCAAGAGCTAAACAAAGGAGGAAGCAGAagattttggtttatttatttattttttttttaagattttatttatttattcatgagagacacagagagagagcgagaggcagagacacaggcagagggagaagcaggctccatgcagggagcccgatgtgggactcaatcccgggactccaggatcacaccctgggccaaaggcaggcactaaaccgctgagccacccagggatccccaagattttggTTTAATGGAAATCCAGACAAAAAAAGCAGAAGGTTCTAGGCTGAAGCTCTGGCAGCACCAAGGAGCCACAGTGGGTGATAGTCCCAAACACAGAGACTGCTACTAGCTGCAGGCTTTACTTACCTTGCAGAATGTTGGCAGGACACATGTCAATCTTGGTGACCACCACAAAGACAGGAACATTGAGTGCCAATGCCAAGCCCAAATGTTCCTTGGTCATCCCCACGATGCCAGCATTGCTGCCCACCtgccccaaaaaagaaagaacgatCAGGACAAGAGAGACAGAAGTTGCTGCTGGGTGGGCACAGGGGTTCAAAGAAGACTGGGTTAAGAGAGAGTTTTCATCTCTAAGTCCCCCCTCGGAACAGGACACATGGGGCAGAAGTCTTAGGCCAGAAACAAAACAGCTGTAGATGAGGgcggcctgggtggttcagcggtttagcgccaccttcagcccagggcatgatcctggagacgggggatcgagtcccatgtcgggctccctgcatggagcctgcttctccctctgcctatgtctctgcctctctctctctgtgcctctcatgaataaataaagtctttcaaaagaaagaaaaaaaaataatagctgtgGGGCTGGACACAGATGGCTTTTACCTCTGATTTGATGATGTGGGCTGCCAAAATCTGAGGAGActtggaaacaataaaaaagacaaatccagATAGTCCAGGGAAACAATGGTCTAGTGTCATTAAGATAGATTCAGTTTAACATCATTGgcccccagtttcctcatctataaaataccATCCCCTTTAGAGGGTCTCTTGAGGTTTAACTATAATGTATGTCAAAGCTCCCATATACAACTAGCATGAATTAGGTGTTTAGGCAATAGCAGTTCTTGTTACTGTTACTATTCCTTCCTGtaacaataaatgttttaaattatcaCAAGGGCTGGCTAAATAAATGAAGGCACATGTACAAGTGTACAGAACAAAATGTACCAAATGTGCTATAGACAAGAGAAAACTATTATCTACTGATATGGGATAATCTCTAAGGTATGTttttaagaacaggaaaaaagCAAGGTGTATACAGCATGCTACCATTACATGGGTGTAGAATGGATCATTGAAAAAAGCAGCTGTCAGAGTTGTTAAGACATTTGGGGAACATCTGAGATCATATAAACTCTTACAGCCTAGGTATTAGAGTGTATTAGCGAGCTTTTGTTCATCTTTCTGGCTGCTGTCACAGCAGGAGACAGTTCTTACTTTTAGGAGCTGTGTGCTGAAGTATTTGGGGGTCAAGAGTCACAATGCCTATAATCTACTTTCAAATGATTCagccaaaacaacaaaaatacacatatgcaTCCAACACATATACAGATGAACATGGCAAAATGTCATTGACTGTTGAATCTGAGTGGTGGGTTTATGGTATTCATTGTgctattctttcaaattttctgttttgaaactGGAAGGAAAGAATATATCCACATTTGCTGTTATGATTACAAAATATCTCTGGAGAATACTTAAGAAACTGGAAATACTGGTTGCCCCTGAGACGAAACTggacagaagaggaagggagactTTTCACTGTAAGCCCTTTGGTATCTTCTTGTTTTTGTATCACACGAATGAGTGATTtgctaaaacaaaattatattaaaattgccACAACACGTTCCAGAAGGGTTTCAAGCAATGCTCTCATTTGATCCCAGTTTGTAGGTGAGCCGCCATCCCGACACAGATGTCCCCTTCTGCCCACACCAAGATAccacctctctcttccttctaattcttcccatttcttccaaTCACCTTTCCTATCCAACACAGACTTGCTTTTGTTCTTCCCAACTGGGATAAGAGAATATTCTATCACTCTGTggtctatatattttaaagattttttttcctggaaattgtCATGGAGTAATAataatttcagtgttttctttttttttaatttttaatttttatttttttatttatgataggcacacagtgagagagagagagaggcagagacataggcagagggagaagcagggagcccgacgtgggattcgatcccaggtctccaggatcgggccctgggccaaaggcaggcgctaaactgctgcgccacccagggatccctgatttcagggttttctacagaaaaattttaatatctggATTATAGCCTAAAAGTCAGGTAATATATAACATTTCATCTAGGGTGAAGGTATTTTCTTTAATTGGCCTTGTTCACTATATAGCTTAGTTTGAAAAATGCTCATTTTAGACTGGTGTTTCTGTACCTTTCTTAATATAAACCCAACTCCCCCAGATATACCCTACAGCTCCTCCTCTGAAATCCCTTCTTGTCAAAAAGCTTTTTTCTTAGCCCAGTAAAGTTGGTAGTGGCCCCTTGAAATGCTGAAAGATATGGGAGCTGAAATCATGCTGAGATCCCAAGAACCTTGGGCAGAGAGCCGATAAGAGTGTTCACACATATGCTCTGCCTCTTTACTCTCCAGTTTGGGGAGAATTTGCCTGAGAACCTGCGTTTGTGGGGCAACTTGATCAATTATGATCTCAACAGATGTCTGTGTTTACTATACTTATTAATACAGGCAGCTGGAGGAACTAGGAAATGGCGAAGGGCTAGAAGAAGGGCTTGCCAAAGGAAAACttgctcacttgtgctctctctgaaaGCTGTGACGCTGTGTGCAAGGCTGTGGGCTTCAGAGACTCCCACTCTCTGTCCAGGGAACATCAGTGGGACCCAAATGGAAGCTCTGCAACATGATCCAACACAGAAGCCTCTGCTCCCTTTCCTTCTCAGGTGATCTACATGATTTGCTGCTGAAAAATCTCCACTGGTTACACCATAAACTCTATAAGAGCCCAGGGTGGCCCTGCTCACTGCTGTATTTTCAGGTCTAGCACGAGGCCAGACACATAGCAGCCTCTCCACAAGTACCTTGGACTGGCTGACACTCCTCTCAGGCTTTGAAAGAGGCCACCTCTCAGGCCCCTCTCGATTGTTGTCTGCATTCTCCTCCAATTCTTCCCAGCCCTACCCTTGTTTGAGGGTGCCGCCTGGTATCAACTTCACAGAGTAGCCTAACCCCAGGAGAAACATTTCTGAAGGTAGTTAAGTAAGCCCCGGGAGAAACTCTCCTCTGTGCCTCTGAAAAATAAGAGGTCCGCAAATGGCACCAGGAGAGAGATTGAGGTACACACCTTGAGAAGGACATAGTGCTCAAAGGACTAGGCACCCCTGTAAAATTGGTCATCTTACCCAGTGCCAAAGACCCAAACTAACAGGCCTCTGTTGCAGAACGATTTCTAACACTTGCATATAAGCACCCCTCAAATAGCCCAGCTGAAGCCTCCCCTACTCACAAGGGCCTCACACTTACCATGAGCATGCAGAAGTCAGGCAAATGACCTGTCATGCCAAAGACAGTGGTCTTCAGGTATTTCTCATGGCCAGCCAAGTCGATGAAGGTAATCACCTTAGTGGATTTCTCACAAATCTTTGTCCATTCCAGGCTGCCACCATGGCTGTCTGGCTTGTTCACCACATTACCTTCACTGTCAAAGCCCAGAATGTCGTTGCCCACGCTGCTGGTGCGACCAGATTCAATCTCGTGTTTGTGGCGGAAGAGCTTCTGGCGGGCAAAGCCTCGGCCATTGTCCAGCTCCCCGTGTGTCAGAACCCCCAGGAGTGTGCTTTTGCCAGCATCCACGTTGCCTACTACTGCTACCCTGTGTGTACACAAACCCAAACATCCTTGTCAGAGTCAGTGGGGGAGCAAAGTAAACCCCAGTAACTTGATCAGTAAGGACAGACTTGCCCGTGAGCCTCTCTAGCTCACTGCTCCTACCATTCACGGCTGAGCACATTGGGAATGTCCCTGGAGGTACACCCAGAGTAGAAAGAATCATTCAGGAGCAACTCGGCTTCTGTCATGAGGGCCTTCTCTCTTAACTTCCACTAGGCCTCTTCAAAGGTGCCAGACAGGATCCCAAAAGCCAAGAGAAGCACAAAATGTTCTCCAAGACCTTGGGTTTTTTAGCCCCATAGGCCGATAGGCAAGAAAACACAGCCCACACACAATGACCACAAGCGTATGGCTAGCCACCCACTCTTACCAAATGGAAATATTCAGGGATGGgaaagtacagaaataaaaaatggggCTATCATGACTCTGGATACTCTTTCTATGCCTCAGAAGGGGAAGGAGCAAAGTTGACATGCCAGGTGCTAACGGCTCAATCACCATTCCCTGCGCAAAACCTCAGACGATAAGGTCATGCTGCAGAGAGCCCCTGAACTGTTCTGAGGCCTCCTCACCTGACCTCCAGGAAGTCATTGTCTCCTACTCGTTTTCGGACCAGGTAATCACGCACACGGCCCCCAGCTTCTTGACGTTCCCGCAGGAGGATGACATCAGCCTCTATCTGTTCGGCCATGCTCTTCACTGTGGCGTAGGAGGCCTCCATGTCAGCTTCACTTAGCCCAT
The Canis lupus dingo isolate Sandy chromosome 10, ASM325472v2, whole genome shotgun sequence genome window above contains:
- the GTPBP1 gene encoding GTP-binding protein 1 isoform X6; its protein translation is MEASYATVKSMAEQIEADVILLRERQEAGGRVRDYLVRKRVGDNDFLEVRVAVVGNVDAGKSTLLGVLTHGELDNGRGFARQKLFRHKHEIESGRTSSVGNDILGFDSEGNVVNKPDSHGGSLEWTKICEKSTKVITFIDLAGHEKYLKTTVFGMTGHLPDFCMLMVGSNAGIVGMTKEHLGLALALNVPVFVVVTKIDMCPANILQETLKLLQRLLKSPGCRKIPVLVQSKDDVIVTASNFSSERMCPIFQISNVTGENLDLLKMFLNLLSPRTSYREEEPAEFQIDDTYSVPGVGTVVSGTTLRGLIKLNDTLLLGPDPLGNFLSIAVKSIHRKRMPVKEVRGGQTASFALKKIKRSSIRKGMVMVSPRLNPQASWEFEAEILVLHHPTTISPRYQAMVHCGSIRQTATILSMDKDCLRTGDKATVHFRFIKTPEYLHIDQRLVFREGRTKAVGTITKLLQTTNNSPMNSKPQQIKMQSTKKGPPTKREEGGPSGGPAVGAPPPGDEACSLGAVQPTLSSSLQPQPKPSSGGRRRGGQRHKVKSQGACVTPASGC
- the GTPBP1 gene encoding GTP-binding protein 1 isoform X1 codes for the protein MAAERSRSPMDSPVPASMFAPEPSSPGAARAAAAAARLHGAFDSDCSEDGEALNGEPELDLTSKLVLVSPTSEQYDSLLRQMWERMDEGCGETIYVIGQGSDGTEYGLSEADMEASYATVKSMAEQIEADVILLRERQEAGGRVRDYLVRKRVGDNDFLEVRVAVVGNVDAGKSTLLGVLTHGELDNGRGFARQKLFRHKHEIESGRTSSVGNDILGFDSEGNVVNKPDSHGGSLEWTKICEKSTKVITFIDLAGHEKYLKTTVFGMTGHLPDFCMLMVGSNAGIVGMTKEHLGLALALNVPVFVVVTKIDMCPANILQETLKLLQRLLKSPGCRKIPVLVQSKDDVIVTASNFSSERMCPIFQISNVTGENLDLLKMFLNLLSPRTSYREEEPAEFQIDDTYSVPGVGTVVSGTTLRGLIKLNDTLLLGPDPLGNFLSIAVKSIHRKRMPVKEVRGGQTASFALKKIKRSSIRKGMVMVSPRLNPQASWEFEAEILVLHHPTTISPRYQAMVHCGSIRQTATILSMDKDCLRTGDKATVHFRFIKTPEYLHIDQRLVFREGRTKAVGTITKLLQTTNNSPMNSKPQQIKMQSTKKGPPTKREEGGPSGGPAVGAPPPGDEACSLGAVQPTLSSSLQPQPKPSSGGRRRGGQRHKVKSQGACVTPASGC
- the GTPBP1 gene encoding GTP-binding protein 1 isoform X4, translated to MAAERSRSPMDSPVPASMFAPEPSSPGAARAAAAAARLHGAFDSDCSEDGEALNGEPELDLTSKLVLVSPTSEQYDSLLRQMWERMDEGCGETIYVIGQGSDGTEYGLSEADMEASYATVKSMAEQIEADVILLRERQEAGGRVRDYLVRKRVGDNDFLEVRVAVVGNVDAGKSTLLGVLTHGELDNGRGFARQKLFRHKHEIESGRTSSVGNDILGFDSEGNVVNKPDSHGGSLEWTKICEKSTKVITFIDLAGHEKYLKTTVFGMTGHLPDFCMLMVGSNAGIVGMTKEHLGLALALNVPVFVVVTKIDMCPANILQETLKLLQRLLKSPGCRKIPVLVQSKDDVIVTASNFSSERMCPIFQISNVTGENLDLLKMFLNLLSPRTSYREEEPAEFQIDDTYSVPGVGTVVSGTTLRGLIKLNDTLLLGPDPLGNFLSIAVKSIHRKRMPVKEVRGGQTASFALKKIKRSSIRKGMVMVSPRLNPQASWEFEAEILVLHHPTTISPRYQAMVHCGSIRQTATILSMDKDCLRTGDKATVHFRFIKTPEYLHIDQRLVFREGRTKAVGTITKLQPHPQLLGSSSSSRPPTTPR
- the GTPBP1 gene encoding GTP-binding protein 1 isoform X2, giving the protein MAAERSRSPMDSPVPASMFAPEPSSPGAARAAAAAARLHGAFDSDCSEDGEALNGEPELDLTSKLVLVSPTSEQYDSLLRQMWERMDEGCGETIYVIGQGSDGTEYGLSEADMEASYATVKSMAEQIEADVILLRERQEAGGRVRDYLVRKRVGDNDFLEVRVAVVGNVDAGKSTLLGVLTHGELDNGRGFARQKLFRHKHEIESGRTSSVGNDILGFDSEGNVVNKPDSHGGSLEWTKICEKSTKVITFIDLAGHEKYLKTTVFGMTGHLPDFCMLMVGSNAGIVGMTKEHLGLALALNVPVFVVVTKIDMCPANILQETLKLLQRLLKSPGCRKIPVLVQSKDDVIVTASNFSSERMCPIFQISNVTGENLDLLKMFLNLLSPRTSYREEEPAEFQIDDTYSVPGVGTVVSGTTLRGLIKLNDTLLLGPDPLGNFLSIAVKSIHRKRMPVKEVRGGQTASFALKKIKRSSIRKGMVMVSPRLNPQASWEFEAEILVLHHPTTISPRYQAMVHCGSIRQTATILSMDKDCLRTGDKATVHFRFIKTPEYLHIDQRLVFREGRTKAVGTITKLLQTTNNSPMNSKPQQIKMQSTKKGPPTKREEGGPSGGPAVGAPPPGDEACSLGAVQPTLSSSLQPQHRYKGQMSSSRGGVQFRTEGRRGQ
- the GTPBP1 gene encoding GTP-binding protein 1 isoform X3; its protein translation is MCELVLVSPTSEQYDSLLRQMWERMDEGCGETIYVIGQGSDGTEYGLSEADMEASYATVKSMAEQIEADVILLRERQEAGGRVRDYLVRKRVGDNDFLEVRVAVVGNVDAGKSTLLGVLTHGELDNGRGFARQKLFRHKHEIESGRTSSVGNDILGFDSEGNVVNKPDSHGGSLEWTKICEKSTKVITFIDLAGHEKYLKTTVFGMTGHLPDFCMLMVGSNAGIVGMTKEHLGLALALNVPVFVVVTKIDMCPANILQETLKLLQRLLKSPGCRKIPVLVQSKDDVIVTASNFSSERMCPIFQISNVTGENLDLLKMFLNLLSPRTSYREEEPAEFQIDDTYSVPGVGTVVSGTTLRGLIKLNDTLLLGPDPLGNFLSIAVKSIHRKRMPVKEVRGGQTASFALKKIKRSSIRKGMVMVSPRLNPQASWEFEAEILVLHHPTTISPRYQAMVHCGSIRQTATILSMDKDCLRTGDKATVHFRFIKTPEYLHIDQRLVFREGRTKAVGTITKLLQTTNNSPMNSKPQQIKMQSTKKGPPTKREEGGPSGGPAVGAPPPGDEACSLGAVQPTLSSSLQPQPKPSSGGRRRGGQRHKVKSQGACVTPASGC
- the GTPBP1 gene encoding GTP-binding protein 1 isoform X5 — encoded protein: MWERMDEGCGETIYVIGQGSDGTEYGLSEADMEASYATVKSMAEQIEADVILLRERQEAGGRVRDYLVRKRVGDNDFLEVRVAVVGNVDAGKSTLLGVLTHGELDNGRGFARQKLFRHKHEIESGRTSSVGNDILGFDSEGNVVNKPDSHGGSLEWTKICEKSTKVITFIDLAGHEKYLKTTVFGMTGHLPDFCMLMVGSNAGIVGMTKEHLGLALALNVPVFVVVTKIDMCPANILQETLKLLQRLLKSPGCRKIPVLVQSKDDVIVTASNFSSERMCPIFQISNVTGENLDLLKMFLNLLSPRTSYREEEPAEFQIDDTYSVPGVGTVVSGTTLRGLIKLNDTLLLGPDPLGNFLSIAVKSIHRKRMPVKEVRGGQTASFALKKIKRSSIRKGMVMVSPRLNPQASWEFEAEILVLHHPTTISPRYQAMVHCGSIRQTATILSMDKDCLRTGDKATVHFRFIKTPEYLHIDQRLVFREGRTKAVGTITKLLQTTNNSPMNSKPQQIKMQSTKKGPPTKREEGGPSGGPAVGAPPPGDEACSLGAVQPTLSSSLQPQPKPSSGGRRRGGQRHKVKSQGACVTPASGC